In a genomic window of Bacillus rossius redtenbacheri isolate Brsri chromosome 4 unlocalized genomic scaffold, Brsri_v3 Brsri_v3_scf4_2, whole genome shotgun sequence:
- the LOC134541891 gene encoding dynactin subunit 5, producing MEIQNIYYNKQDYVETASGNKVCRQTVLCGSQNIVLSGKVIVQSDAIIRGDLANVRAGRHCIISKNAVIRPPFKKFSKGVAFFPLHMGDHVFVGEGSIVNAAMIGSYVYIGKNCVIGRRCVLKDCCVIEDGAVLAPETVVPPFARFGGSPALCVGDVPECMQDLMLDFTRNYYQHFVPLRP from the exons ATGGAGATTCAAAATATTTACTACAATAAACAAGACTATGTAGAAACG GCATCAGGGAACAAGGTGTGCAGACAAACAGTTCTCTGTGGATCCCAGAATATTGTGCTAAGTGGTAAAGTCATAGTGCAGTCTGACGCCATCATCCGTGGGGATCTGGCGAACGTCCGAGCTGGGAGACACTGCATCATCAGCAAGAACGCAGTTATACGACCACCTTTCAAGAAATTCAGCAAAGG ggTTGCTTTCTTCCCTTTACACATGGGAGACCACGTGTTTGTTGGAGAGGGTTCTATTGTGAACGCTGCAATGATCGGGTCATACGTCTACATTGGAAAAAACTGTGTTATT GGCCGGCGCTGCGTGCTGAAGGACTGCTGCGTGATCGAAGATGGCGCGGTGCTGGCGCCGGAGACGGTGGTGCCGCCCTTCGCGCGGTTCGGGGGCTCGCCGGCACTCTGCGTCGGGGACGTGCCGGAGTGCATGCAGGACCTCATGCTCGACTTCACCCGCAACTACTACCAGCACTTCGTGCCGCTCAGGCCTTGA